The genomic stretch atcacaagaaaaatccaagagccagcaacctctaaaataactcgatagaaaggttctgtgaactatagggaagattccatcaaagattccatcactcattgtggagtagccgCCATTAACTATGCCATTATaacggccgctgataagaggacacagtaaatccacgtaGAAACATTCCACacgcaaacaatttcaaaataacgccaaaaaatttttttgtaatctccatagaacgattcttaatacaaaacttcgctaactatcgaacgatggttgagatttagacagataaagacagccttccaaaatctctgacagaacttgaaaaagacgggccgactttttcaagtttgttttcattggctcgcgcatgcgtgtggagtgacatagcccctttaaacattaaagggacagtgtcccgattatgcgcacgcgcgagcgtcgtctgttttttcttcaaaagacaatagaactgtcatattgactcgacaagatttccttccggaccgcaccgcgtACAGAGATTTGTTTTTtataagtaatattttagactttcaaagaagtctttcgtcttatataaaaatttggctcgcggttcgaagacttatcgcgattttatcgctagctgggccgcctcgcgacccgaaaatctcgttccgctcgctttaaaacatattttctaatttgaaactcgtgtcagaggtcagttgttccaagtctagtaatatctgcctgattcgctcgcgttctagccacaaacgtttgaaagacataaataaaaatgcaatctcaacgctatgaatcatcagaAAGGTTAGTCagaaattatattatgatttcatggcactagtttttctaaacatgtagcgcctgtttgtttgattttgtcggccgttagggagattcatttaaaaacgtttactaacgcgtcgttgcaaaacattctgcctcacgaagctcccctccacaagatctcctcagtcacatcaatgtctcaatggtttctttcttacagtcttttttaatttttccgtttcatttctgcgtattcctttcacaattatctgagcttgtatggaagctagcagaagaaataagccttcaatcggcatcaaagtgcttccaatcttttggtcctccggctaACGGCAATTAAAGTAaagccaaaaaatccagattttgcccaaatcgaaacttaacaggaacaatatatcattgatctgtaatcctgagaagttttagtgtcgtattgaacccggtcaagcgcgatgcaaacggatttttcaaggttctcttactctcctcgcatcttttgatttcgcgacatcctgtccaaaaatcaaagtttggtgcatgcgcagtaacgggatactgttcctttaactttttttaaatcacCTTTAAAATTGAACTCAGCCTCTTGAAAGTTTGTTAAACATTTTAAGTATACTATTTTTGAACTGTTTAAAATCGTGGTTATGGAGTTCCTTTCAAAATAGTGTTTAAACGCGCTGGTAAAAAcctatttttgtattttacttgtaaaaactaCATTTAAAATCCCTGATTAAACGTAGTTCTTATTAAATCAAAGTTTGAGTATGgtatttgaaaaaggttttgggTACTCGCAGTACCCTTGTTCTAAAAATATGGTTTAAGTATCTgtttaaaatgtagttttagtacaaaatatattttaaaaacaggGAAAACATGTTAAATTATATAAATAGTATTCAAATAGATCTCAAATACATTTTAAGCTCCTATgactattttgttttattcctaaaatataacaaaaatacCCCAAATTGaggtaaaaatagtttttaaattattcaaataCATTTTAACTACTTTTCAAACAGTTTCAAAATACGGTTGGTTTGGTAAGGGTTAATTAAATTTATTCGATCTTCTATCACTATTTGCAAAgatttttaacaattttatCTAAAACACTCGCCACTTGAAAGACCAGGACACTACGTGGGCACCTAAGGACTAGGAATGTATCTGTATACGTCGGAAGTGTCTCAAATGTTTTTCTCTATACTTGGgaggttttttttagtttattaggAGCTATTCTAAAAACCAAATCGCTGTTCGGATTTCTTAGGGGCACTTTGGTTGGCTATGAAAGCTTTAGGTTGATTTCCATCTCCTCCGAAACGGTTAGCTACATCGTGCCCTGATGGTTCCGGTCAAAAGTTCGAAGACATGGAGTagacgttttgtctttatacAGAAGTTTTCCAGAGacctttttaaaacaatagctGCCTTATCTTTCCGATGAAATATGAAGAAAATAACCTCAGAAAGTCGAAGGGAAATCAGTAAAAACACTTCGAAGAATGGAAcagttatccagaaatttttagtcgAGCTTCAGAAATTTCTAGACAATATTTGATTCCTCGAACGGTTATTTCACCGGAAAAAAGGCCTTTGGGTTCCCCTAATAATGGATATTACAAGCTAATGGAAATAGTCGATTTTGGCACACAGATAGAATCATGTATACCTACATGCATCTATGTATATTTTGTTGCCCCAAACTGCCATGGAAACCATTGGGGGACATttaaaaaacgtttcttttctAACCGTAAGACGTTTATTACCTAAACGTTTCGGAGGGAAGATATAACAGCACTTATAAAAGTCATCTTAACGTCAATCGGGTGTtctaattaaaaagaaaaagaggctTTTAACGACAAAGAGAAACGAAAGGATCAGGTGTTTTAAGTCGAACAATCTCTAAACGGTCCTATACCAACAACGTTTTGAGGAGTGTGAGAATAAGTGAATTTTACGTTTTGATTCAATATAATCAACATGGTTTAAGGACTACTGTTAAAAGTATGACAATATCCCAGAGAGATGAAGAGATTCTAATATGGCTGtgataattatgtctttgaaaGTATAATTAAATTTACGTTCCAAAGTGGAATACAATGCTGTATCGTCAAAATTCAACCTTCCCTATTTGCGTTTTTAATCAGTAATGCTTGCAacggcaaagaaaagaaaaagctagGTTCAAGTGACTTAGGCGAGTCTACAACGATTACggctttcagaaaaaaaagtgtttccaTCTAATACGAAGTCTTCCTAATTAAAGACTCTTTAGGCTTTCACCAACGACTACTTTAGCAAATATGACAATCTTACAGTGCTGTCACTAAAATCACGAGTTCCGAAGATTTCTTTACAAGTGTTCGAGTCACATTTTTGATTCTGTACACTGTAGGACACGGCGTGTTATGAAATGTGTGACTTTTAAGATGATACTTGGGGACCTTTCTATAGTCATTCAATgtactgtaaaaaattaaagatgTGCAACAAAATTAAACTGCTATTTTAGACTACCGAACAAcctttaataaataaaaactaattaGCAAACTTTTGCGAGAAAGCTTACGGAAATTAACAACATAACTTTTCGATGGGCCTGATCATACTTTTTCCCTCTGAAAAGAATACAAACACATGTGTAACTGActgtatttttgtctttttacttTGTGTATTTATGTGCATAAAATTAAATTGAAGAATTACAACGCCTCGGACATCCAGTGGTACCCTTTCACATATATCATCTGTTAAAGAAGAAGGAAATTAAAACACAGCAACATATATCCTTCTCATCAACGGTTTTCTGTTGTGCTTTAGCTTTTCTACCTATATGGTGATACTGAAAACAGAAACAGTGTAGGgatcaattttgttgttgtttcatgaCCACTCCGTCACTACattattgtaaaataatttaacaCAGCTGTAATAAAGTTCTGCCACTTatatcacccccccccccccccccccaccaaacTTAACAAACCCATATTTTAAAGATACATGTATATGGCCATAAAGAGGTAATTCCTGGTGAGTTTTGTGAAACGAAACATCGTGAACAACAAGGGTTGCTTgacagaagaaaaagagagagacaaGGAGCCTTGGTGACGGTTGCCAGCAAATGAGAGACCTTAAGATGCACCGTTTCCGTGTACAGGTACGGGTAAATTACTCGTTCGCGTAGCCGTTAGTACGGGTAAATTGCCTCTTACCCCGGAGAAACGGATATGCTACCGGGTAGAATAGTGATGCCATTGGTATAACTGCGTGGCAAAAATATTCGCCCACCCGTACCCATAGGTAGAAATTAAACGGTGTATAGACTCGCTTTACTGCACGGCTGGCCGTGTTTACTCCTATGTCCTGTTTGttcgaaaaaatatatatatatataaataaataacatgcCTGGTTAATACTTAGAGTAACTGGCATTCCTCTTAGAATCGATGGCTACGGACCGATTATGACGGGTGTCAATCACTGTAAAACCGCAAAAGAAACTCATCGAATGCCGAGATGTCGGGTACGTTATATTGTATCTCAAAAGTGGTTAGAATAACGACCAAAATCAACGCTCAGAAATTGTGAGAAAACGCGATATATCGTCCTTAAAATCTCAGGTTTCCGGACGTTGTATTGATGTTACAATTTCAAGGTCACGATAGATAATTATGCCTCCGTTTCAATGTAAGCTGAAAGAGCTTTTGATCATCGAGATATAGGCATTTCTTTTTCTCGACACCTGCGGGTTTTCCTTATTGTTCAATCATGCATGTTTCAGGACGTTTCAACACATTTGAAGAAGACGCTCTGTTCTATTGCACTTTGCCTTTGTTGTACCGGTTATGTAATCGTTTCCTCCAAGGAAGAACCACTGGGTGCAAGGTAATATGAGAAataaatttctctttgtaacaTAAATCCCATGTACGATTAAAACGTTTTCCAgtttttagttgttgttttccgCAAATGGCAACGCCAATACAAAGGTCCTAAATGCCCTGCATTCCCCGCAATCCGAGGTATCTTTGATCAGATCTCTCACAAAAATGTGTATCATTTGTTTTAACttgtttctattttaatttgtaaatgTCTTTTCTTTTCGTTAGCTGCAGAAAAGCCAATCCTTCCTGTAATTTTCTTGAAATAATATGAAAGTAACCCAAATTAAACTTACCACGCATTACCAATATTGTTGTTGCCTTTATGTAGGTTTACACGTAGTAAAGTCCTTCTTCCCTAGCATCACAATTGCTTATTCATCAAAGATCGTTGTGATAGGAATAGCTGTTTTAGGAACTAGgttttttggagaatttttattctatattttttctttgatcaTCCATTTTAGTATTGCGACACTCAGAGAAAGGAGACATCAAGGAGGCAACCAATTGTCAATTAGGGAGTTATCTTTGAGGCATTCAAGTGCTTTCTGGGACTGGccggaaaataaaatgaataatcaatAAATGACCAAGGGGGCTCATTATCTGATGATTTTATTGAtgattctttctttcttcccaaTAGGTACAACGAAGCGAAAATCAAACAAGGGTAGCCTTGTTGGACAACGGGAGGATGGGGGAAAGAGGACAATAGAAAGAGTGGGGTCGACAGAGCCAGCTATGTATGCAAGAGTCAGAGCACTAATAAATTAAAGATGTAAAACAAGATGGTGGACAGGACGGTGGGCAGAGATTGCACAACAAACGTTAGACATCATCCAGATTGAGACCACCACTGGTACCGTGTCATGACTTCGGAAGAACGAccgcagaaattccattctcTGATGGCTTAATTGTCACTACTAAGATCTAAGgtaatgcttctgattggtAGTGCTGAGAAGGAAATTTgcttcgaccaatcagaggcactacccagatctggaaaGTGACTCACCATCAGTATGGAACTTATGCGCCCGTTCTTCAGATGTCAtttggtggggaaaccagtggtgccATCCCGAAATGTTGGCTCTTTTCTAAGGATAGACATCGTTCCATCTCTCttagatttcttttcttttctctccttttttctgTTTCGTCTTTTACTCTTGTTTGATCTTCCTTTTGAATTCTTGTTTGTATTTTATATCGGTGGTTTGTAACTTTCTTGACTTCGGCAAGTACTAACATTTCAGATAAAGACCAAGTTGGGTTGGTCTAGCACATTTTCCATAGgaatgaaagaaaattgaacaaaaaattccGCTCTCGCGTTAAAATTAACTAAACACAGGAGACGAAAGAACAAATATAACTAGCCCAACAAATGTGTTTATTTGATAATACCATATAATCCTCTAAGAAAGCAAGTACGAGATATAGAGTtatctgtgaaaaaaaaaaagaatgaaattggTTATAACAGCAAGACCATTAAACAAATGTATTCTTTACCAGTACCCCAGCACACAtctatgtatataaaaattttGAACACTTATAGTAGTACTTATAGTGACAGCCTGATGGAATCTTACTACTGTTTGATTCTTTATTCAACGTGGTCAATTCAAGGAAGATGCAGAGGCCTGCTTGATAAACCTTGACTCAAAGAAAATCTTTCTGTAGTTCCTTGTAAGTTACTCAAATACTTGCAAAGGGAATATTGCGAGAAATATCATAATGGCAACCTTTAAGTGAAATAACTGTATGCAGTCTTAGATTTCACTGATCGATAGGCACGTTCCCGAAATGAATCTCTAAGCTAGTCCCTACCATATTCTCGcgtgtatgatttttttttactatcatCAGGGAAGCACCTGTCCATTAAAAGGCTTTGTCTGGAAGGCATTGCTGTTTTATTATTGTGCTGAAGATATCACTTAGTACATGTACTTTTACCCTTACACAAATCTTCTAGAAGTAGATATCGATTAATTTTACAAGGGAGCACGAACTATAATAATTTTCAGGATGATTTTTCGCAGCCATACGAAGcattagatttttttaaaaaaaagtttcaatccatttccaTTTTTGCCATCTTTTGCAACAGATgacagaaaacagttttaaGGCTAAAAATATGTAATATAGTCTTAAATCACAGAATTAGATcattttttggaattcaatttatGTGaggaaagttttagctttttgaaaagataGAAAGTTAGACGTTTATTGCCGGTCCCAATGATACGATGTACATCTGACAAAACTGACTGTAGTTTGTACGCCACCACACATTTAGGCAAACACGTGTTATATTATGGTTCCAGTTTACAATGGAACCTTTGTGGGGATTTGGAAGCAAATTTCTGGTCGATTTTTCATCATGTCCTAATTAGAGTTAATAAAGACCTCTACATTTATACCGCTGTGGACTTTTGTTTATGTCTTCAGCGATGCATGAGTTCATTCGAATGAAATTTGTCAGTAGTCAAATAGTCAGGATTTGAACATGTTATTTCAATCTTTAACTTATTTTATGTCTCAGTGAATATTAAAAACATGTTAATAAAATCGCACAATTGTTCACAGAAGTCTTTCCTTTACTTACAACCTAGACACCAACATTAATTTCCTCTAAAAAGACCAAAGAAATTCCTGAATTAAACACTTAAAGAATAAGATTGTACAGGAATATAATGAAAGAAAATGATGGTTAATTGACTGACTTAGCTGAGAATATTATAGTACTTTGTCTGCGTTAATCAACGCATTTTTCAAAGGTTGTCAACTTATGCACcctcttgaaaaaaataaagtgaagcataaaaagtatgaaatctGAACGCGATCAAGGTATTaaggaggaaaaaaagaaaagacaaattgTTATCATTTACCAGtaaaatgaaaccaaaaaaaaaattgaaaatagccAGAGCAACTCAATTCTGACCAAAGCTCATAGCACCGACAAAAGCAACCCTTCACCGTGAACCTTACAATCAATTTACTAACTACTATCCTATTTTCCTGAGTTTGTCTCTGAAATAAGGACAGGCCTAAGTTCAGATCGTTGATCAGAAACATGGTTATTCTTAAGGCCCAACCAATCGATTACGTTTTTTTACTCCTACTAAAGCTATTAAATGAgagtttcaaatttttttttttagcatgaaactgtttttttttttatctgttaaaaatatttatcctGGTCACGAAAGATGAAGTgcaacaacattaaaaaaaaaaaatgccgagattttgccgaaatcaaactaaaggaaaaaagaaaacaacaacaacaataacaaaaacaaaatcgtGTCTCCGCCGACTTCAGCAGTCAATTAGGTCAACTGAAACTTGCTTCAAGACATCTTAAGCCAAGGTAAACGCAGAGTTATAAATAAATACAGGTCTTCAGAAACTGGAACTTTGCTCTGATGGAATCTCTATCAGAGGAGAAAGAAAACCTGACAAACACCTTTCTTTAAGATAATATCACTGGCGTTGTTTTCCATAAACGTATCAAGATCTGGCATTAAAAGGAACCGAGGTGCAAATTCCCACTAATATGCGTGTGTAATAACTTGCCTTTCTTAATGATATTTAAGACTACGAACTATATTTTAAACGCTGGGAAAAGGGGGTGGAGGAAACCTCAGCAGTGGTCAGTAAGACACTTAacccgagaaaatgaaatttatgtTAACGTGTCTTATAGTAAGTGAAATTTATTGTTGTTAAATACTTTTAAGGCCATTATAATCTGATAAAATAAGGTTCGATTATTGAGATATAAATATAATTAAATAGATCAACATGTTCATTTCTTTTGCACCTTGCGAACCAACCACAAAACGGACATTTACATTTGAACAAAAAGAGCCGAAGTGCTGGAGCATTTACATGTTAAGTAATGTTTACCCTTCCTGGATACATGCCATATTGttgattttattaaaaaatagtatttttttaAGCGTTCTTATATGCAAGGTTACTTGTGTATAGCTTAAGCAGAGTATCAAAATGGGCCCGGCATGAGAGATTTGATGAAATTAATGCTTAATGTCGCCGCATGGAAAACAAGACACATATAAAGGTATATGAGCACAGTGACCTATATCACTCATGAGAACGTGATCACAGACAGTTGTTCCAGAggcaacaaaaataacaacgaTCTTCCTTTCCTTTCCGTTGAAGGTTACTTAATTTTTACTGTGTTATCATAACAGTATGGAGAAATGAAGTCAAAAATGGCCAATAATGACGTGATATTATATTACTGCAGAAATATTTCGCATGGTGTCAGTTTTAACTTCTGTAACTAAGTGTCAagacatttttgtttaaaacaacTGACACTTAAAAGACCATGATACTGGATCTTGCAAACGAAAGGGAATAATCGATTTAGATAAAAGgctaaaataaaacagaaatattttgtTGCACCATGGAAACCATTTCGGGAATATTTCGAGAATGTCTCTTATATTGTGTTACGACAGTTGTTATAGGAACGTTTCTGAGGGGAAAGAAAGGGGCAGTGAAGGATCATCGCAAGCTCAATCCTGTGCGTTTTATGTGTCATTAGTCTGAATGCTTGCAACGACAAAGAAAATGGACACCATCAAGTCATTTCGGACGAACGATCTCTGCAGCGAAAGCGATTTTCAgaataatttgaaaataaagCGAACTGTTTCTATCCAATATCAACGAACTCAAGTACTACTTAGGGAATTGCCGACTGTTTTAACAAATATGACAATATCCTAGGGAGATTAAGAGATTCTAATATCATAGAAGTCTTTGAAAACATATAAGTTCCATTTGCAGCATAGAAGTACATCATTAATCGAAGAACAAGCTCGGTAAAGAGACTGAAAAGAGAGCAGACCAGCTATGGCTTCAaaatttgtgctccttctttgTCTCGTGGCTTTAATCACGCCACTCTGGAGTTTCCCATTGCAAACAAGAATTGGTAGGTCTAaaataagattttaagaaacCTTTTACTGGTATTTCAATTCTCACTTTTAAGCCTTAAATCAAGGCAACCACCTTTGATTGTGGTAAGCGACGAATAGCCAGTTGTGGTTAACTAATTAAATTGCAGTACGTGGTGTATTCAAAATAAGTCTTCCGTGGTGACTTGtgacttttcttttctcaaatTAGCTTAAACTTAATAGTAAATACTCCgccacaagaaaagaaaaagatatcgAGGCCACTTTAGGCCACTTAGGCATACCTGCTTTTAGGAATTTTCATCTTAAACCTACGAAAAAGGTGCCTGACCTTAGAAATTTCAATAGTAAAACTGTCTAAATCAcactttctttgattttaagtTAAACGTGACGAGTCTTCTGTAAGCGTGGTGGACAATGGTCCGGATGATAATGGAAACGATGAAAGTGAAAGCGTTCTTGATGGTAAGTTACTTTAAACTATCCTGACTTTGTCTTTTTCTCTACTAGTTTTGGCAATCTTTCACACTCGAGTACAGTTAATGTTAAGTGCACACGGGAGAAGCTACAATATCTATCTTGGCAGTAACTTATCCACTCTATGCCTTCGGTAACTTTCGGGTCGCCTAAGCATTTGGAAATCGAGACGTAGATGTCGAGTTTAATTCGGAAATCAATGTAATTTGAATATGATCTTTGGACTGATCTTCGGTCacatttgaatttgttttctaATCAACATAGTATACATCTAGATACTCTCAAATGTTTTTCGAGATAATTCACAGTCCTAACCTCAACTCAAAACGTCGAAAAGATCAAACGACTTCCCAATACTTTAAATAGAAATGGCACTAAAGATACTATTTGGGTCAACATGAATTAGGAGTGATAtatatttcattcatttttattttgccattaaccAGAAATACAACAGCCGTatatagaaataaattaaagataaTAGACAATATTCcaactaaattatttacaagatCAAATGTGGTAAAGGCAGGGAAGCCTATATAGAAGCCGGGGGCTTATAAACTATAGGTTTCCTGGAACTATAGGGTAAACCATACAAGTTAAgggtactgaatgaaaatttggattaattaaaaaaaaaaaaaaaagaaagaagagaaaaaaagacaaaaaggaaaaagaaaaggtgtgTGGCTCAACAAAGAGTCAATTTAACTAAGAAGGAAGgaatttttttaagtcttttgccaaacaaattgatactttcactgttttgaatttcccgacTTAGTGAGTTGAAAAACGTAGGACCTTGAAACCGAattgagaattttcgaaaattagtTAGCAATGATTGAatgatttttgtgaaaaaaaaatcattccaGTTGTTAATTAAAGACTTAAAGCTAAATAAAGACGGATTGAGTCCTAAATACAAGTCTTTTTTTCCTCACAGGAGATGAGAGTGGTGATGAAAGCGGTGATGAGGATGACAGTGGCGATGGCGATGACGGTGACGATGATAGTGGTGATGAAGATGGAGATGATGATAGCGGTGATGGTGATGACAGCGATGATGATAGCGGTGATGAAGATGGAGATGATGATAGCGGTGATGGTGATGACAGCGATGATGATAGTGGTGATGAAGATGGAGAAGATGATAGCGGTGATGGTGATGAAAGCGACGAGGATGACAGCGGTGATGGTGAAGATGGTGACGATGACAGCGGAGATGACGATGGTGATGACAGCGGTGATGGCGATGACGGAGACGACGACagcggtgatgatgatggtgatgacagCGACGATGACAGCggtgatgacgacgacgatgacagcggtgatgacgacgacgatgacagCGGTGATGACGGCGACGATGACAGCggtgatgacgacgacgatgacagcagtgatgacgacgacgatgacagtggtgatgacgacgacgatgacagcggtgacgacgacgacgatgacagCGGTGATGACAATGGCGAAGACGGCGATGATGACAgcgatgatggtgatgacggCGATGAGGATGACAGCGGTGATGGCGATGACGGCGACGTTGATAGCGgcgatgacgacgatgatgacaGCGACGATGACAGCggtgatgacgacgacgatgacagCGGTGATGAAGATGGCGAAGACGGCGATGGTGACAGcgatgatggtgatgacagCGACGAGGATGACAGCGGTGATGGCGATGACGGCGAAGATGATAGCGGCGATGACGATGGTGATGACAGCAGTAATGAAAGTGACGATGgtgatgacaacggtgacgatgGAGACGGTGATGACACTGCCGACGATAGTGACTACGGTGATGAGAACAATGATGCTGGTGGTGTTGCAAGTCAGGATGATGCATCTGACTATATTGACAAAGTTATGAAGGGAGATGATGCTCATAGTATGGTTGGATTCGAAAACTTATATTCCTCTGGTGGACAGAGAACGAGCCATGGTGTTCTTTCAATAATTCTGGGCTTATCAACAATCTTACTTTTTAAGATATTTTATTAACACTTTTATGCAACACAATAAAATGAGCGAACGGACTCCAAAGCCACATCGATTATTATGAcgcttttaaaattataataaccattaatttatttaacatttGATGATCGGTTATTCTTATAAAGAGTTTTGCACAAAGTTTTTGACAACACACTGACGTGTATGTTTATAATGATGTACAAAGAAATTGACAAAAATAGCGTAAGCTATTCGCTCCAGTCTTCAATAAAATAGATTTAACAGTTTAAGCACTTGCTTGCATTTCTTGATTGTTGCATTTTCTGAATTCTAACTGTAATAGGCTTTCAGCCTGCTTTTCTGTTGTTGGATATTAAACGAAGGAAATCGTGTATAAAAAATGGTGGTATTATAGCTTTATCCTTCATGGGTCCACTGCGCGTTCGTATTTCAATTTCTTTAACCCAATGTCAAAGGGAAAATAAACTTCAATGGTTTATTAGTATCCTCGTCCAGTGGGAGGGGGTGGGATTGGGTTGCGATTTTCCTGCCACATAGACCAGTATGTACACCGGCACCACTCTGTATCAATAGATTATCTCTGtattcaataaagaaatatcagcTCGCTTGAGTACAAACTTTAACGGGGTAATACATCAGCTAAACACGTTTATTTCTACAAATTTTCAGTTCGAACAGTCCTTGTCTTAAAATGGATACCATAGtctttataatttcttttaaaaaaatacaacttaAAGACAGATGTTTCGAAGCGTTCCCGTCACCGTGTTCGTGTCCCTCAGACGGATACCTACATGGTGTCTCCATACATACAGAGCTTTATTAATTTGGGTGACACGTTTGTTCTGAGTATTTGACTCGAGGCAAAACGTTCTGCATATTTCAGTATTTACTTACATTTCCCaaattctggatttcaagtATTGGATGgcttgtatttttatttttgatagcTTAACAGTGTCTCCAGTGGCATAGGTGAGAAATTTTGGACTCATCAAAATGTAAAGCAAATGGCTGGGGATGGTAATCCTTCCGCttgatttatatttttattttttgggtcCGCAGTAATTGACTTtagctgttgcggtgtccctgcccaaatatttaagttatCATTAGTGTATTGTTACGTTCTTTACTAGTGTTTTCATatcttcagtgttttttttttttgtattcttcaggGCAAAGCTCATAAAATAAGATTAAATAAATACTCGGTTTAAGTATTAACATCACCAGGTAGGGTTACTTTACATCCCCCTACCCCCCTCTATTCCA from Porites lutea chromosome 1, jaPorLute2.1, whole genome shotgun sequence encodes the following:
- the LOC140947157 gene encoding uncharacterized protein; its protein translation is MASKFVLLLCLVALITPLWSFPLQTRIVKRDESSVSVVDNGPDDNGNDESESVLDGDESGDESGDEDDSGDGDDGDDDSGDEDGDDDSGDGDDSDDDSGDEDGDDDSGDGDDSDDDSGDEDGEDDSGDGDESDEDDSGDGEDGDDDSGDDDGDDSGDGDDGDDDSGDDDGDDSDDDSGDDDDDDSGDDDDDDSGDDGDDDSGDDDDDDSSDDDDDDSGDDDDDDSGDDDDDDSGDDNGEDGDDDSDDGDDGDEDDSGDGDDGDVDSGDDDDDDSDDDSGDDDDDDSGDEDGEDGDGDSDDGDDSDEDDSGDGDDGEDDSGDDDGDDSSNESDDGDDNGDDGDGDDTADDSDYGDENNDAGGVASQDDASDYIDKVMKGDDAHSMVGFENLYSSGGQRTSHGVLSIILGLSTILLFKIFY